The nucleotide window CCAGCTCCGGGTCGGTCAGCGCGTCGCGGGCGGCCCGCTCCCAGAGCCGTGGCGTGCCGGCCAGCGGCCGGGTCGCGTGCTCCGCCTCGGCGGCCGCGTACGCGTCGTCCAGCAGCGCCGCGGTGACCGCGAGCGGCACCAGCCAGCCGTCGCCGGGCTGGCGGTCGGCGACGTCGATCTCCAGGTGTCCCCGGGCGGCGACCGGCGGCCGCAGCGCCGCGAGGTGCCGGTCGAGGTCCGCGGCGCCCGGCCGGTCGGCCGGCGCGCGGCGGGTCAACTCCCGGAACGTGTGCCCGCCGCTGGGCGAGTCCAGCACCAGTGCCGTCCAGGCGGCCCGCGGGTCGGCGCCGGGCGGCGCGGACGGCAGGTCGCGGCGCAGGGCCTGGCGGACGCTGCGCCAGCCGGTCGGCCGGCCGTGCCGCAGCGGGGCGTTGGCGAACGCCGCGGCCAGCACCGGCGCGACCGCGTGCGCGAGCTGCCACCGCCGGCCCAGCCCGTACGGCCCGGCGCCGTCGACGCCGGCCTCGAGCCCGACCCGGATGCCCGCTGTCCCCGGTTCGGCCGCACCGGCGGCCTCGTCCGGCGCGGACGCACCGATCAGCGGCAGCGACATCCGCAGGTCCTCGGTCATCCGCGCGGCGCTCGACTCGATACCGGGCGAGGGCGGCCCGCTGACCGTCACGATCCGTGCCGACCGGGCGGTCAGGAAGCCGTGCCGCAGCGGCCGGCGCTCACCCGGCGTCCCGCCCGGGTCGGCCGACGGGACGGGCTCGTCGAGGAGCAGGTCGACGGCGAGCCCGACGAAGCCGGGCATACCGGGTGCGAATGCGGTGTCGGCGACGAGGCGCTCCGCGGCCGACTCGGACAGCGAGGTCATCGCGCCATCCTACTCATCCGACAGGAATTGTAGGTTTCGTGGCCGTGCCGCTGTCGTTTCGCCGCTGGCCGGGCCCGCGACCAGGCAATTCAGGGTCGCTGGGATTTTGGTCACCACGGATTCCGGTGGCGTTTACCGGCTGTTACCCTGGCCCGGCTTTGTCGCGGGAGGAGAAACGGTATGCGTAGGAAGCTGGTGGCGGTCGCCACGGCGGGTCTGCTGACCCTGGGTGGCCTGGCCGGCTGCGACGACGACGATGCCGCCACCGCCTCCGGCGGCGTGGGCAAGGTCGGCGTGATCCTGCCGGACACCACGACGTCGCAGCGCTGGGGCAGTGACGATCCGAAGCTGCTCAAGGCCGCCTTCGAGGCCGCCGACGTGCCCGTCGACATCCGCAACGCGCAGGGTGACGTGGCGAACTTCGCCAAGATCGCCGACGAGATGATCGCCGGCGGCGCCAAGGTCTTGATGATCGTGAGCCTGGACTCGGTGAGCGGCCGGGCCGTGCTCGAGAAGGCGAAGGCCGCCGGCGTCAAGACCATCGACTACGACCGGCTCACCCTCAACGGCGGCGCGGACTACCACGTCAGCTTCGACAACGTCGAGGTCGGCCGGTTGCAGGGCCAGGGCCTGGTCAAGTGCCTGAAGGCCAAGGGCGTCCAGAACCCGCGCATCGTCTACCTCAACGGCGCTCCCACGGACAACAACGCGACCCTCTTCCGGGAGGGCTACGACGAGATCCTCCAGGCGAAGTACGACGAGGGCACCTACCTCAAGGGCCCGGAGCAGTCGGTTCCCCGCTGGAACAACGACGACGGCCGGTTCATCTTCGAGCAGATGTGGTCGCAGACCGAGGGCAAGATCGACGGCGTTCTCGCCGCCAACGACGGCCTCGGCAACGCCGCCATCACCGTGCTCAAGCGCGAGCGCGTGAACGGCACGATCCCGGTCACCGGCCAGGACGCCGAGACGCAGGGCCTCCAGAACATCCTCGCCGGCGACCAGTGCATGACGGTCTACAAGCCGATCAAGAAGGAGGCCGACGCGGCGGCCAAGCTCGCGATCAGCCTGTTCCGGGGCGAGCGGGCCACCGACGCCGACAGCCGGGTCAAGGACCCGGAGTCGGGCGGCTACGTGGACGCGGTGCTGCTGAAGCCGACGGCGATC belongs to Amorphoplanes digitatis and includes:
- a CDS encoding glutamate-cysteine ligase family protein, whose translation is MTSLSESAAERLVADTAFAPGMPGFVGLAVDLLLDEPVPSADPGGTPGERRPLRHGFLTARSARIVTVSGPPSPGIESSAARMTEDLRMSLPLIGASAPDEAAGAAEPGTAGIRVGLEAGVDGAGPYGLGRRWQLAHAVAPVLAAAFANAPLRHGRPTGWRSVRQALRRDLPSAPPGADPRAAWTALVLDSPSGGHTFRELTRRAPADRPGAADLDRHLAALRPPVAARGHLEIDVADRQPGDGWLVPLAVTAALLDDAYAAAEAEHATRPLAGTPRLWERAARDALTDPELAAAARECFVAAYGALARQGVSREIRDAVAAFTERYVLRGRCPADDVLDRVTRATVIEAHVE
- a CDS encoding sugar ABC transporter substrate-binding protein, giving the protein MRRKLVAVATAGLLTLGGLAGCDDDDAATASGGVGKVGVILPDTTTSQRWGSDDPKLLKAAFEAADVPVDIRNAQGDVANFAKIADEMIAGGAKVLMIVSLDSVSGRAVLEKAKAAGVKTIDYDRLTLNGGADYHVSFDNVEVGRLQGQGLVKCLKAKGVQNPRIVYLNGAPTDNNATLFREGYDEILQAKYDEGTYLKGPEQSVPRWNNDDGRFIFEQMWSQTEGKIDGVLAANDGLGNAAITVLKRERVNGTIPVTGQDAETQGLQNILAGDQCMTVYKPIKKEADAAAKLAISLFRGERATDADSRVKDPESGGYVDAVLLKPTAIFKKDVGKVIADGFVSRRTVCTGAYAAFCTANGIA